tttttacaaaacctcaattgatttacattatatttaacaatgattgagtatttgtattctacaattatcgtcggtatgttggggttttgtatacaaaatttgttactacactgtgagtagtaacatgaccacaagtcgggttgacagtacagtgggtggtaattaaagtagaaaataaacaaatgtaattgcgcgaccgccctcaatgctgtaaacggTTTTTACCtatcttgattaaattgggattcactcaccagtatttcccattgataaaatgtttttaaacgcgtttcaggtaacaaaatgtgaaagccaaatagtagccagctggacagcactgaaggtttggaaaagtggctataaaagttacctaaataaagagatgtttaGGGTTTATctctatgaaaatgtgtgtactaaaaacttgggattttcccacgtgtttaatattataaaagtgtggtattttactctgatacaatatttcctaactacggtcctgatgtaattttcgctgccaaactgataaacaccgataccactgaaactggccgcggccgcccgttcccgggtaattAGGGGAGGGgcgttgcgacagaaggtggtatcagagctaagtcactgattcagccacagaagtgttccctgacaccaaaatattattcaaaatgttaggaaactatctacggaactacgtgcatatatgtatattattgttgtgtgttatttgacaatttgttagtttacagtatgagcgacgaaggaccttcagacgcttactgtcagttgtccagctcacctagggacgaaggcacctcttcacagcctaccctctcagggtattcgGCTGACACTGAAGATAGGATTTTCGTGTTCAAAGCGCAATCTAAAGAGTCATTCCCTCCGAAGAAAAgaggatggttcagcagaggAGCCCATGAACGTAGAAAAAGAATGAGAAAACTTCAGCAGCAGTGTGCTTTAGCAGCCGCTAATACAGAAACAAATGCTCACAcacaggatatgctcaataggagtctAGCAAATTTTCATATCTTAGCAACTATAGCTGCAGACCTAATCTTGAACAACTtatagcaccccaaccattaccacTATTTCCCACACAACCTATGGATTTGAAACCAAACCCTGTAGACCAAATCCCAATGCATGATTTTGACCCAGCTGAAATACCTAGAGTACCAGCACCCCATCTCCCAGACTATAACCTTGGTTTGATGACCATGAGATTATGAACAACGCTACCCAATACCACACGAACCCATGCCAAACCTAGCAGCCTACCCAAACCTGGAGCCTCTAGACCCATATTATGATAACGACCAATAAATCAGGGAAATTCTAGAGAACCCGTACCCACCTGAGGAACCCATGCTCCAGTTCCCAAACCCAATACCAGCACCCGCACTaccaatgagcactgagaatgtGCAAGAACTTCGAACCTTTGGTAAGGAGATTTTAGAAGGAAGTGAGAGAATAAGACAAATAGGGGAACGACTCttctggaaatatgacgagcgtaatatggactTTTGGATGAACCCCTATCATTagtagtaatatatatatatatatatatatatatatatatatagggagaagatcatgcgagaaccacctcttattgtgagaaccgcgagtaccaatgtgaacacaccaaaaatgcctaaaaatagctaaaaatcacacaaaaaaaaatttaatattttttatataaaaatcgctacttttcgaagccaaaaaaaatttttgtaattttttttttaaattttctttttttgccactaaaagtagcgatttgagcataaaaaatattaaaaaaaattttagattttttttagattttttttaggttttttgggggtttagtttttagcattttagcttgggggggggggttaggttttttttaggtttttttgggggttttagtttttagcatttagctttgggggggggggggggttagctttggggggttaggttttttttttttgggggggggggggggttaggttttttggggagggggggtgggggttaggtttttttatgttttttttttaggtttttttagttattttaggttgtgttcacattggttctcaaggttctcacaataaggatggttctcgcatgagcccctccctatatatatatatatactagtcgtgTACCCGCGtaatgcggcgggaaacatatcacttaggttggtgagtttagggctatgtacggggtGATTCGGTTTGAAACATATCACTTAGTGAGTAGGCTAGATCGGTACCAGTTAGTGATGCTAGATAGGTTTTGATTAATTGATAAATTGATTAGTGAGGCTAGATTGATACCAGTTAGTGATGCTAAATCGGTTTTGATTAATTGGTTACTGAGGCTAGTTCGGTTCGTTTAACCACCTCCTACTAAACATTTAAAAATTTCATttcaagttaaaaaaaaaactaacaaaagactcgtttttaaacaaatatactTTTCACTAAGTTTAAACCCCAAAAAATACTTCATTTACCCCTACTTAATTAATTATGGCCAAAAAGCACAAGGTTTGGTCATAATTTACGTGAGGCCTTGTTTTTATACTTGGTTTTGTTTTTCCCATCGATGTGGGACAACCAAAATTTTTTACTTCGGTCATTTCTATTATTCAAGTTAGAAAATAGTGAACCTCTCTTAAAATATCCTACCAATTCATTCCTTTATTTCATTTAATAATCTATTTCTCATGTTCAATGTACATAATCCTAAATCACATGATGCATAAACTGCTTCGATATAAAGAAAGCTTTTGTTGTAAAATGGATTGGGTTTGTGTCTTATTTTTTTGGCTTTTTACTCAAATAAGATATCAAGTTGACTGGCATCATCAGATCTTCGATTTGTAAATTGGCAAGCAACAGTTTTGGGGTAGGAAATGTGCATCCATCTTAACTTGGCATGATCAGATCTTGGATTTGTTAATGCAAAAACCATTAGTGCATCTGCAGATAACTTTGGTAGCAAAACAaccatttttattaaaacttgttttgacccgtaccCATTTTTGTCAaaacccattctaacccaaaCCGCAATGACCTTATTCAGACTGGCGCATTCTAATCTGTTACCCCACCTGACCAACCCACATGTTTTGCCAGGTCTACTTCATGCGAGGTCCATTATTCATTTTGCCGATGGAGGCTGAGTTAACATGGATTTAATCCTTGCTACATCAAAAAGATGATCAAGCACAAGTTTATTAAAACAGTGTTTCACATGTACGTTTCCACCAAAATAACATCTTtagtattaataaataaattaaaaaaataaaaggttTTAAATAATAAGTATTGCCATGCCATACATCTTCTTCATGTCCTGGCATCTGTGTTTCTTCTATTTGATTAGTTGTCTTTCTCTTTCATGAGGATTCAAAAGCTGCAAGTCTGCATTGGCCCATACATTCGGCTCTAACTTCTGATGCATGGCATACATCTTCCCCATATGTCTTTCACCCAAATCTATCATAACCATATAAGCTTCAAAGTTAGACATCTTAACATCCATGAAACAATCACAATCATTAGTCAAGTTACTTCATGAAATTGACCACAAACCTAGCATCTCCTCACATATAAACCAAACCATTTAAGTAAGATATTCAAACTTCTATTTATGAAATAAGTAATAAACCACACTAATAAACCCTAAGGTAAGCTAAGGCACCATACAATCCAGTGTCACACTCCACATTTCACCTAAAGAACCTTACATCTTTTAGAGTTTTATCTTATTCAAATTTTCAAACGGCATAACAACACTATCATATACCATCCAATACACATAGGATTGAAACAATACCTTGCAACTCATACCAAATCCAAATTTAACAGCATACATATACCACATCAGAAGTAGAAACCAATCATTTGCTTCTGGTAAACAACCGACTGATCCAATCAAAACCGTTCAAACAAGAATCACAATCGGAATTTGAACCTTCAAACAAATTAAACAAAATACACAAATAATGTCAAAAGTAGATGTTGTACTTTTGACATCTACTTTTCAACCTGACTATATATAATGTCAAAAGTAGATGCTGTACTTTTGACATCTACTTTTCAACCCAGCTGTACAGTTGACAAAAGTAGATGTTGTACAGGAAGCATGCTTCTGGCCACTGTTCCCTCTTTTCACCACTTTCACCTCTTTTCACCCTTCTGATCACTGTTGACCACTATTCCCTCTTTTCACCACTGTTCACCTCTTTTCAACCTGTGCACATAACATCGTGAGGATAAGGAGTTGTCAGTTGGGGCTTGTTCAAATATTAGTACAAAACCAACAAGATATTGGTTTCTTGTTTAAAACCAACAAGATATTGGTTTCTTGTTTACCAACTAAAAAATTGGTCAAAAAATATTTTGactgtttagattttaaaacaagtTTAGTTTAGACTTCTAACACTAAATCGAAAaaaaacaaacatgtaattctgtTCAGGTTTATAACGGTTTCAAACTTTTGAAACCGAAAACCAAACCATAAAACCGAATATGTAATTTGCTTCGGTTTTAAACAGTTTTTGGTTAAAAAGTTGTTCAAATTTAACTTTCAGAAATTGGTTATAAAACCAGTCCGCTACATTTAACTTTTACTTCCTGAGATGCAAGTAAAAATACATGCAAATAACACCTAATTGTTGCCATTCATAAATATGAAAAAACTCACGGATCACTTTGCAATCAGTACATACACAGGTTAAAAGTATAAAATATATGGTCTACAAATGTATAACCAAAAATCAGTTGAAATACAAATAGAATGCCTATTATATCGTTAAGCACTTAAAACACATAAAGCaacaaaataaatttaaaaaacagATTGCTAGTTGGCGTATTTAAAAGACACGTCCTTTAGAACTTGGAGAGATTAATGATCCATTTACTGTTGTTTACATAATTCTCTATTTTTCTAACCTTTGAATATGCCATGTGCACTATATATAGTTTACATAAGCATCTCACATGttccataataaaaaataaaaactcgaATCACATTTAGACTCGCAATATATATCTAGCGTGACATAAAACTCTATCTATCCGAGACATACCCTACATAAAGCATTGAGATGACATATCTAGAAAATAATACAGATAAAGAAAAAACACCTTGAAGATGCAAATATCTAGAAAGTAATATTTCTGTTACCTGACTTTTGACTTTGCTCCGACTTGATACGAAGGCAAACCTCAGCTTTtttgaactaaataaaaaaataatagttaCTTACAATTTCACAGAAGTTCACCATATGAATAACAAACTATAAAAATAACATAGAATAGAGGCTTTAGACTCACAGGATCCAACCATTGTGACTCGATACTAACAAGATTTAGATAGAGACTTCCATTCAAAAGTAGGACAACCTGGTCAACAATAGTCATACATGAAATTGTAACTTCAAAGGGTTGTATCAGTGCTTAAAATGGATATGACCAAGAAACTTACCTGCTGCAATTTGCCTAAAATTTTCGGGTACAGATCAGCCAGCCCTTGAAAATACTGATCCTTCATAGCTTTCACCTGTAAATGGAAAATTGTAGTTGCTTGTTCAAATTGTGTAAATAAAAGGAGATCCATAATTGTATTATTCATTTGTCTTTAAAATTACAGCACCTTTTGATACACCTCTTCTTGACAATCTCCACCGTTTGAATTTCCTGTCTGAGCTGTGGAATCTAAAGATCCTAcagaacaaaacaaaaaaaaaagttaaacactTAACATACTCTTGAAACTAATTTATAATAAGCTCACTTCAAAAACAAAGTATGAGATTAACATGTGTGTCTATAACTTACTTGATGAAGCCTCTAGCATAGCTCTCTGCTGATGAAATGATGCTGGAAGCCTCTGGTTCATATTTAGTTGGTGCTGAAACTGCCAGTTGAACAGATTGAGTCGGTGCTTGTGGTTGAATATCAGCAAAGGTTTCAATTATCAGCAAATTCAAACAAACTAAGCAATTTCTGCTTTCGCGCTCTTAACGAAGGGCGTTTTTGAGAATTCACAGAAACAACAGCACGTGCATGATACTCAGCTAGCTACCTGTAGCATCTGCAAAATACAATTTTTTTGGGACATTTTTTATCAAATGCGACATAATAAGTCCTAACAGCACCCAATTATACGAACATCGGAAACGGAAATAATCAATTTCGTATACTGACCCATTGTTCTATCTCAAAGATTAAAACCTAAAGGCATAAAAAATAGTCCTATTCACTATCTCAAAGTACTGAATCTCCCATTCTATCCCACCACAAACCTCTTAAACATTTTGTGACAAATGATAATTGTTAAATATCCAGTTTACCATGAACAGTGCAAAACACATGTGGCATATGAAAATTGACCAAAACACGATAAACATAAGACTGTAACAGCAATATCAGCATCTCAATTGCATTTTTTTCATCATCATCGTGAGACTATACTAACAGATATATATTTTATATGAACAATTTTATCTAAAACCAACTATTACTTATAATCCAAACAATTATCTTTTAACCCTGATAATGAAATCTATTAAAATCTTGAACCACCCATCCGTAATTTCATAAAATGGACCAAAATACACCACATACTGCGAGACCCATATCATAAAATGTTTGAATTTAACAAAAAGTACACATATTTAATCAGTAACATTagatctataacaaatataatcaACTACAAACATACCAGATCTGTAACAAACATAATCAGTAACATAAGCATGTAAATCAGCTACAAACATACCAGATCCGGGCTGTCAATATTCCTCTAAGAACTCAGATCTACAAGTCGTGTAACCTCAGATATGTCAATATTCATCAAAAATCCTCAAAAAATGAAGGTAGATCTGAGAAAAATTTCAGCAGAAAAAATTACCTGGCTCGACGGTGGTAAGGTAGATCTAAGTCGACGGTATCTCCACCGCTCCATCTTCATCTATAACAGAACAAACAAAACAACCTCTAAGTCGACGGTGGTATGATAGATCTAAGAAAACATTTGGCCAAAAAAAAGTACCTGGATCTTTTTTCCACCGGAGAAAGAAACCCTAAAATTTCATAGATCTAAgtcaaaccctaaaatttcacaAAAAAATGCCGATAACGCTAAAAAGACGATACCTGAGAAGAAGGATGGTGAAATCGCCGGTGAAATCCGTCGCATGCAGACACCGCGtctagtgagagagagagagagaagaagaagaaggatggggGCGGATGTGAATGAAATGAATTTAGGGTTTAGATTGAGTGAAAGAAAGTATATATTGGATCCATTTGAGTAAAACGGGTCAAAGAGATCCGG
This genomic stretch from Helianthus annuus cultivar XRQ/B chromosome 8, HanXRQr2.0-SUNRISE, whole genome shotgun sequence harbors:
- the LOC110873757 gene encoding mediator of RNA polymerase II transcription subunit 15a, which gives rise to MNQRLPASFHQQRAMLEASSRSLDSTAQTGNSNGGDCQEEVYQKVKAMKDQYFQGLADLYPKILGKLQQVVLLLNGSLYLNLVSIESQWLDPFKKAEVCLRIKSEQSQKSG